In Nitrospira sp., one genomic interval encodes:
- a CDS encoding response regulator — MTATKPILLAEDNPRDAELALAAMEEHHLADKVILCHDGAEVLDYLYCRGPFKTRLQGNPAVVFLDLKMPKVDGLEVLRTIKSDNALKPIPVVMLTSSREERDLVESYALGANAYVVKPVEFPQFLKAVKELGVFWGMINEPPPEGAGRTGSASS; from the coding sequence ATGACCGCAACCAAACCGATCCTGCTTGCCGAAGACAACCCCCGTGATGCCGAACTGGCCTTGGCCGCCATGGAAGAGCACCACTTGGCCGACAAGGTCATCCTCTGTCACGACGGCGCCGAGGTGCTCGACTATCTCTATTGCCGGGGCCCCTTCAAAACGCGACTACAAGGCAATCCCGCCGTCGTCTTCTTGGATCTGAAGATGCCGAAAGTGGATGGACTCGAGGTCTTGCGGACCATTAAGAGCGACAATGCCTTGAAGCCGATCCCGGTCGTTATGCTCACGTCCTCGCGGGAAGAACGGGACTTGGTCGAAAGTTATGCCTTGGGGGCCAACGCCTACGTGGTCAAACCCGTCGAGTTTCCCCAATTCCTCAAGGCCGTGAAGGAACTCGGCGTGTTCTGGGGCATGATCAACGAACCCCCGCCTGAAGGGGCCGGACGAACGGGCAGCGCGTCCTCGTAA
- a CDS encoding phosphodiester glycosidase family protein, with the protein MAACGILFLAGGTTDAAEAPWERLTSGIQVSWWNPGDACPQVPPLLMLQIDPERFRFSIYHFRDEGLPTPLSIPEWQQRTDAYVLFNAGLFREDYSYLGWLFKEGRSLGGKKHHSWQGLFAAEPTDGSLKKARVLDLAFDMVGEGLPPYREAAQSLMLLDRTGKLRVRDSGKRAYQTVVAEDRQGTILLIKTAEIVTLHQLADCLHRTMPSIHQAMAMDGGSSSDVIASPDLLHAVTPAGNQAPWRSLLAGTSSLHIPLPAVIGVSPRTGPHHMTAPTTVAPRHNP; encoded by the coding sequence TTGGCGGCATGCGGAATCCTGTTTCTCGCGGGAGGAACGACTGATGCCGCCGAGGCGCCGTGGGAACGTCTGACGTCCGGTATCCAGGTCTCCTGGTGGAATCCCGGCGATGCCTGCCCCCAGGTTCCCCCGCTGCTCATGCTCCAGATCGACCCGGAGCGATTTCGCTTTTCGATCTATCACTTTCGCGACGAAGGCCTTCCGACCCCCCTCTCCATTCCTGAGTGGCAGCAACGCACCGACGCCTATGTGCTGTTCAACGCGGGGTTGTTTCGCGAGGACTACTCGTACCTCGGGTGGCTCTTCAAGGAAGGCCGCTCCCTCGGCGGCAAGAAACATCACTCCTGGCAGGGACTGTTCGCAGCGGAACCGACCGATGGCAGCCTGAAGAAAGCCCGGGTGCTGGATCTTGCCTTCGACATGGTTGGGGAAGGGCTACCGCCCTATCGGGAGGCGGCGCAGTCGTTGATGCTCCTCGACCGTACCGGCAAGCTTCGAGTGCGCGACAGCGGGAAACGCGCATACCAAACCGTCGTGGCCGAAGACCGCCAGGGAACCATTCTGCTGATCAAGACGGCGGAGATCGTTACCCTGCACCAACTGGCCGACTGTCTCCACCGCACCATGCCGTCGATTCACCAAGCCATGGCGATGGACGGCGGTTCGTCCTCCGATGTCATCGCAAGCCCCGACCTGCTCCATGCCGTGACACCTGCCGGAAACCAGGCTCCATGGCGCTCCCTGCTCGCCGGAACCTCGAGCCTGCACATTCCGTTGCCCGCAGTCATCGGTGTCAGCCCCCGCACGGGGCCCCATCACATGACCGCGCCGACGACCGTCGCCCCTCGGCACAACCCCTAA
- a CDS encoding rhodanese-like domain-containing protein: MRAVILTLCGALLCGLLLQVPQVTFAYHSYVLTVQELRAGLSKASSPANKGFILFDVRSPEEHASGVIPGTDGNIDFREIKERHRELGAKLDDHIVLYCQSGRRSNIAAEALADLGYKHVYNVVGSMNAWTEAGYPVEPAR; the protein is encoded by the coding sequence ATGCGAGCTGTCATTCTTACCTTGTGCGGCGCCCTTCTCTGCGGTCTCCTCCTGCAGGTCCCGCAGGTCACCTTTGCCTACCATTCCTACGTGTTGACTGTCCAGGAATTGCGGGCCGGTCTCTCGAAGGCGTCCTCACCGGCCAATAAAGGATTCATCCTGTTCGACGTGCGCTCTCCGGAAGAGCATGCCTCCGGTGTCATTCCCGGCACCGACGGGAATATCGACTTTCGGGAGATCAAGGAGCGGCATCGCGAATTGGGAGCCAAGCTGGACGACCATATCGTCCTGTACTGCCAGTCCGGCCGCCGCAGCAACATTGCCGCCGAGGCCCTGGCCGACCTGGGCTATAAGCATGTCTACAACGTGGTCGGCAGCATGAACGCCTGGACCGAGGCCGGTTATCCCGTCGAGCCTGCGCGATAA
- the pyrE gene encoding orotate phosphoribosyltransferase, whose translation MTVRDELIAAFHATQAFKWDPDKGFKLASGLMSPFYVDCRTLMAFPHARHLVAHLAYEATKELRIDCLGGLEIGAISIATSISDFAYAAVPRREWRTFFVRKQPKDHGLGRLLEGVVTSGDRALIVDDVLTSGGSVLKAIVAARAAGLQVQDVLVIVDRKEQDGLARIEQERVRVRSLLTIDDLMQGRRPTT comes from the coding sequence ATGACGGTGCGAGATGAACTGATTGCCGCCTTTCACGCCACGCAGGCGTTCAAATGGGATCCCGACAAGGGGTTCAAGCTGGCTTCGGGCTTGATGAGCCCCTTTTATGTCGACTGCCGTACCCTGATGGCGTTTCCGCATGCGCGCCACCTCGTGGCTCACTTGGCCTATGAGGCGACGAAGGAGTTGCGTATTGACTGTCTGGGGGGATTGGAGATCGGGGCCATTTCGATCGCCACCTCCATTTCTGACTTTGCCTATGCCGCGGTCCCGCGCCGCGAATGGCGGACGTTTTTTGTGCGCAAGCAGCCCAAGGACCATGGCCTGGGTCGGCTGCTCGAAGGTGTCGTCACATCCGGCGACCGCGCGCTGATTGTGGATGACGTCTTGACGAGCGGAGGCTCCGTGCTGAAAGCGATCGTGGCAGCTCGTGCGGCAGGGCTTCAGGTACAGGATGTGTTGGTCATCGTCGATCGCAAGGAGCAGGATGGGCTGGCCCGTATCGAACAGGAACGGGTACGGGTCAGGAGTCTCCTGACCATCGACGATTTGATGCAGGGCCGACGCCCCACGACGTGA
- a CDS encoding DUF2878 domain-containing protein yields MIKTLGNAVFFQLGWWIAILSAGRGQPWLAPPVLGGLLAVNIWNASQPRAMTLVVLVIGSAGLLLDSGLTALGLLRFGDHPFAPWLCPPWLCALWYLFATTLHHSLRWLEGRSWLAALLGGMAGPVSYGAGQAFGALTLGPTDALALLLLALLWAGLLPLFVQTAARIHGSAAAGRLR; encoded by the coding sequence ATGATCAAGACCCTAGGCAATGCAGTCTTCTTTCAGCTCGGATGGTGGATCGCTATCCTGAGCGCCGGCCGGGGGCAGCCCTGGTTGGCTCCCCCGGTCCTGGGGGGGCTCCTCGCAGTGAATATCTGGAATGCGTCCCAGCCTCGCGCCATGACCCTGGTGGTCCTGGTGATTGGATCTGCCGGGTTGTTGTTGGATAGCGGGCTGACAGCGTTGGGCCTGCTCCGGTTCGGTGATCACCCCTTTGCGCCTTGGCTGTGCCCACCGTGGCTCTGTGCCCTCTGGTACCTCTTTGCCACGACGTTGCACCATTCGCTCCGCTGGCTGGAGGGGCGGAGCTGGCTGGCCGCCCTCCTCGGCGGGATGGCTGGGCCGGTCAGTTATGGGGCCGGACAGGCCTTTGGGGCGCTGACGCTGGGGCCCACCGACGCCTTGGCACTTCTACTGCTGGCTTTGCTGTGGGCTGGGCTTCTGCCGCTCTTCGTGCAGACGGCCGCGCGTATCCACGGCTCCGCGGCAGCTGGCCGTCTCCGCTGA
- a CDS encoding class I SAM-dependent methyltransferase has protein sequence MKTDCASGPTERSLVPRRESGARDGFSIRLARRMVFARLQLITQGALTIVEGGQRTTFGSPTSPCPLRPVVIIDDPACYRDIAWGGTVGAGESYGRGAWSCDDLTSLVRLFVLNRAMLDGMEQGAARLSAPFLKLMHGLRRNTKAGSRRNIAAHYDLSNEFFALMLDPTMMYSCGYFVRPDSTLEDASRAKIDLICRKLHLSPDDHLLEIGTGWGGLACHAAQTFGCRVTTTTISQAQYDWALRRVRDEGLSDRVQVLLCDYRDLPSLDMQFDKLVSVEMIEAIGWQYYGAFFDACWRLLKPDGLMLMQAITIDERYFERAKRSVDFIQRVIFPGSCIPSVISLCHAMTRASDFSLLHVQDIGAHYPPTLRGWRANIRQNLRRIHQLGFGHDFLRLWDFYLSYCEGGFLERSISTAHLLFARSGWRQDPMAG, from the coding sequence ATGAAGACCGACTGTGCATCGGGACCGACGGAACGGAGCCTCGTCCCGCGAAGGGAATCCGGCGCTCGCGACGGCTTCTCTATCCGGCTGGCGCGGCGCATGGTTTTCGCTCGGCTCCAGTTGATCACGCAGGGGGCCCTCACCATCGTGGAGGGCGGGCAACGGACGACCTTCGGCAGCCCGACGTCGCCTTGTCCCCTCCGGCCGGTGGTCATCATCGACGACCCCGCCTGCTATCGGGACATTGCCTGGGGTGGGACCGTCGGTGCCGGAGAAAGTTACGGCCGTGGCGCATGGAGCTGCGACGATCTCACCTCGCTCGTACGGCTGTTCGTCCTGAACCGCGCCATGCTCGATGGAATGGAGCAGGGAGCCGCCCGCTTGTCGGCTCCATTCCTGAAGCTCATGCATGGTCTGAGGCGCAACACGAAGGCGGGCAGTCGGCGGAACATCGCGGCGCATTACGACCTCAGCAATGAGTTTTTCGCGCTGATGCTGGATCCGACGATGATGTATTCCTGCGGGTACTTCGTTCGTCCTGACAGTACGCTCGAAGACGCCTCTCGCGCCAAGATCGATCTCATTTGCCGCAAGCTGCATCTGTCGCCTGATGACCACCTGCTTGAAATCGGGACCGGCTGGGGTGGGCTCGCGTGTCACGCGGCTCAGACCTTTGGCTGTCGCGTCACGACGACCACGATCTCTCAGGCCCAATACGACTGGGCGCTCCGGCGTGTTCGTGACGAGGGCCTGTCCGACCGCGTGCAAGTGCTGCTGTGTGACTATCGCGACCTGCCCTCTCTCGATATGCAATTCGACAAGTTGGTGTCGGTCGAAATGATCGAAGCGATCGGGTGGCAGTATTATGGCGCGTTTTTCGACGCCTGTTGGCGGCTGCTGAAACCGGATGGTTTGATGCTCATGCAGGCCATCACGATCGACGAGCGGTATTTCGAACGGGCCAAACGGTCGGTTGATTTCATCCAGCGCGTCATTTTCCCGGGAAGTTGTATCCCTTCGGTGATAAGCCTCTGCCACGCCATGACCCGCGCATCGGATTTCAGCTTGCTGCATGTCCAGGATATCGGCGCCCATTACCCGCCGACCCTGCGCGGCTGGCGCGCGAACATTCGGCAGAACCTGAGGCGGATCCATCAACTCGGCTTTGGCCATGACTTTCTCCGCCTCTGGGATTTCTATCTGTCGTATTGCGAAGGCGGATTCCTGGAACGATCGATTTCGACGGCGCATTTGCTGTTCGCCCGCTCCGGCTGGCGACAGGACCCCATGGCAGGATGA
- a CDS encoding DUF1365 domain-containing protein gives MRSGVYEGTVRHRRMAPVSHVFRYALFMLYLDLDELPSLFDGRWFWSASHPNLAWFRRADHVGDAGVPLDQSVRDLVETATGRRPAGPICLLTHLRYFGYVFNPVSFYYCFDHADGFLETIVAEVTNTPWGERHCYVLDRTLDEGHGLHHRYRFGKQFHVSPFMPMDVDYDWRFGAPGERLMVHMVNLRDGRRFFDATMVLTRRELTAASLARTLVQYPFMTARVIGAIHWQALRLWMKHCPFYPHPKTRASLAQTGRSSG, from the coding sequence ATGAGGAGCGGCGTCTATGAGGGAACGGTGCGGCATCGGCGAATGGCCCCGGTGAGCCATGTGTTTCGGTATGCCCTGTTCATGCTCTACCTGGATTTGGACGAGTTGCCGAGTCTGTTCGACGGGCGCTGGTTCTGGTCGGCCTCGCATCCGAATCTGGCCTGGTTTCGCCGAGCGGACCATGTGGGCGATGCAGGCGTGCCGCTGGATCAAAGCGTTCGCGACCTCGTCGAAACCGCTACAGGGCGGAGGCCTGCGGGACCGATCTGCCTGCTGACCCACCTGCGGTACTTTGGGTATGTCTTCAATCCCGTCAGTTTTTACTACTGCTTCGACCACGCGGATGGGTTCTTGGAAACCATTGTGGCCGAGGTGACGAACACGCCCTGGGGCGAACGGCATTGTTATGTGTTGGATCGGACTTTGGACGAGGGCCACGGCCTTCACCACCGGTATCGATTCGGAAAGCAATTCCACGTGTCGCCCTTTATGCCGATGGACGTGGACTACGATTGGCGTTTTGGCGCTCCGGGCGAGCGTCTGATGGTGCATATGGTGAATCTGCGTGATGGGCGCCGCTTCTTCGACGCGACCATGGTTCTGACACGCCGTGAACTTACGGCCGCGTCCCTCGCGCGGACCCTGGTGCAATACCCGTTCATGACCGCCAGGGTCATCGGCGCGATTCATTGGCAGGCCTTGCGGCTGTGGATGAAACACTGTCCCTTTTACCCACACCCCAAGACACGCGCCTCGCTGGCGCAGACAGGGAGGTCTTCCGGATGA